The proteins below come from a single bacterium genomic window:
- a CDS encoding radical SAM protein has protein sequence MRVSPEPRLQKILIFEVTQRCNLKCRFCYNIWHKHPETVHEDLSSRETREMLAKLLKETKPSFFTISGGEPTLRPDLVDISLQAALSGAQLNIITNGQTLDKKLAKMLVRAGISMFEIQLLSDRPQEQEYLQGCKGSFEKSVRGIEAVLSTKAKAVTALIVTKLNLPRLWETLELARTLGAHGTMLNRFNPGGRGLENLEELSPSPQDVLFMLETAERFAVEKRFPISVSIPIPCCLVDIKHYPHLGFGFCSAGTEECYPVVDSIGNLRPCNHTPLVLGNIREKSFWELMDSQTRKDFIDHIPEICHGCKDLETCRASCRAAARECGGKEPFVAQVLDK, from the coding sequence GTGCGAGTTTCTCCTGAACCAAGACTTCAGAAGATTCTCATCTTCGAGGTAACGCAAAGATGCAATCTAAAATGCCGCTTCTGCTACAACATCTGGCACAAGCATCCTGAAACCGTGCATGAAGATTTGAGCTCGAGGGAAACAAGAGAGATGCTCGCAAAGCTCCTGAAAGAAACAAAACCCTCTTTCTTCACGATAAGCGGCGGCGAGCCAACCTTGAGACCCGATCTTGTAGACATCTCGCTGCAGGCTGCGCTATCGGGCGCGCAGCTCAATATTATCACGAACGGCCAGACGCTCGACAAAAAGCTTGCCAAGATGCTTGTTCGAGCGGGAATCTCGATGTTCGAGATACAGCTTCTTTCGGACAGACCACAAGAGCAAGAATACCTCCAGGGATGCAAGGGCAGCTTCGAGAAATCGGTTCGAGGGATCGAGGCAGTGCTTTCGACCAAGGCTAAGGCAGTCACGGCATTGATAGTCACAAAGCTCAACCTTCCAAGGCTCTGGGAGACTTTGGAACTTGCAAGGACGCTCGGCGCACACGGAACGATGCTTAACCGATTCAACCCCGGCGGAAGGGGGCTCGAGAATCTCGAAGAGCTCTCCCCCTCCCCTCAGGATGTGCTTTTTATGCTCGAGACTGCTGAACGCTTCGCCGTAGAGAAAAGATTTCCGATAAGCGTTTCTATACCTATTCCTTGCTGCCTTGTGGATATAAAGCACTATCCGCATCTGGGCTTCGGCTTCTGTTCGGCTGGAACCGAGGAGTGCTACCCGGTTGTCGATTCAATAGGGAATCTCAGGCCGTGCAACCACACGCCGCTTGTATTGGGAAATATCAGGGAGAAAAGCTTCTGGGAGCTTATGGATTCACAGACAAGGAAAGATTTTATTGACCACATCCCGGAGATTTGTCACGGCTGCAAGGATCTGGAAACCTGCCGCGCATCATGCCGCGCTGCGGCGCGGGAATGCGGCGGAAAGGAACCCTTCGTGGCGCAAGTGCTTGACAAATAA